One window of uncultured Trichococcus sp. genomic DNA carries:
- a CDS encoding glycosyltransferase family 2 protein, with protein MSKDIISIIVPCHNEEEMVPIFHKEIAAVSDQLPDAAFELIFVNDGSKDATLAELKRLAALDQRVHYLSFSRNFGKEAAMVAGLRHATGDYVAVMDADLQDPPAMLVEMVALIRTGEYDCIGTKRLDRKGEPPIRSFFARQFYHLINRISDTEIVDGARDFRLMTRQMADAVLEMTEYNRFSKGIFSWVGFETKYLSYENQERVAGKTTWSFWSLFKYSLDGIVAFSEAPLAIAALTGFLSFAVAILAALVLTVRTLVFGNETSGWTSLIVIILGMGGLQLLCLGILGKYLGKTFMETKRRPLYILKETDARVPASRRKGQADD; from the coding sequence TATCATTTCCATCATCGTTCCTTGCCATAACGAGGAAGAGATGGTGCCGATTTTCCATAAAGAGATCGCGGCGGTCAGCGACCAGCTGCCGGATGCCGCATTCGAGCTGATTTTCGTGAATGACGGCTCGAAGGATGCCACATTGGCGGAATTGAAGCGATTGGCTGCGTTGGATCAGCGCGTGCATTACCTTTCCTTTTCGCGCAACTTCGGCAAAGAAGCAGCGATGGTGGCGGGACTGCGCCATGCGACCGGGGATTACGTTGCCGTGATGGATGCGGATCTCCAGGACCCCCCGGCCATGCTGGTGGAGATGGTTGCCTTGATCCGTACAGGCGAATATGATTGCATCGGCACGAAACGCCTTGACCGCAAAGGCGAACCGCCGATCCGCTCCTTTTTCGCGCGGCAGTTCTACCATTTGATCAACCGCATCTCCGATACCGAAATCGTCGACGGCGCTAGGGACTTCCGTTTGATGACGCGCCAGATGGCCGACGCCGTCCTGGAGATGACCGAATACAATCGGTTTTCGAAAGGGATCTTCAGCTGGGTCGGCTTCGAGACGAAGTACTTGTCCTACGAAAATCAGGAACGTGTCGCCGGCAAGACGACTTGGTCATTCTGGAGCCTGTTCAAATATTCGCTGGACGGAATCGTTGCCTTTTCCGAGGCACCATTGGCGATCGCGGCCCTCACCGGGTTCCTGTCGTTCGCGGTCGCGATTTTGGCAGCGTTGGTCCTGACCGTGCGGACCTTGGTTTTCGGAAACGAAACTTCCGGCTGGACTTCGCTCATCGTCATCATTTTGGGGATGGGCGGCTTGCAGTTGCTTTGTCTTGGGATCCTCGGGAAGTACTTGGGGAAAACTTTCATGGAGACGAAGCGGCGACCGCTCTACATCCTGAAGGAGACGGATGCCAGGGTGCCGGCTAGCCGCAGGAAGGGGCAAGCCGATGACTAA
- a CDS encoding GtrA family protein: protein MTKLLAQVAKFGIVGVVATVLDFLVLYVLADFIGLHYLTAAALAFVAATLFNYAASMRYVFTSRFGEAEKRQELLLFVTLSIIGLGLNQVLMWLFVDQVALHYLVAKVAATVFVMAWNFISRKIWLEDKTVG from the coding sequence ATGACTAAATTGTTGGCCCAAGTGGCTAAATTCGGGATTGTCGGTGTCGTTGCGACGGTGCTGGATTTTCTGGTTTTGTATGTTTTGGCCGATTTCATCGGCCTGCATTATCTGACGGCCGCCGCGCTGGCGTTCGTGGCGGCGACGTTGTTCAATTACGCGGCGAGCATGCGCTACGTGTTCACGAGCCGCTTCGGTGAAGCCGAGAAGCGCCAGGAATTGCTGCTCTTTGTCACTTTAAGTATCATCGGGCTGGGATTGAACCAGGTGCTGATGTGGCTGTTCGTGGATCAGGTGGCATTGCATTACTTGGTGGCGAAGGTCGCCGCCACCGTGTTCGTGATGGCCTGGAATTTCATTTCGCGGAAGATCTGGCTGGAGGATAAGACCGTAGGCTAA
- a CDS encoding SDR family oxidoreductase has translation MMRLLNKVAVVTGGASGMGEAICRKFAKEGAKVVIADYNYEGALKVANEINTETLDAAAAIKTDISIEADADAMIDTAIALFGKVDILVNNAGIMDGFEPVGEVSNERWERVFAVNVNGPMYASRKVIQYFLEQGSGNIINIASIGGMQGGRAGAAYVASKHAVIGLTKNTAFMYAKKGIRCNAIAPGAVATNIAQSMGNVSKFGQETTGVGMAINPAYGTPAQIASVALFLASDDSSFVNGAVVTADGGWTSY, from the coding sequence ATGATGAGATTGCTGAACAAAGTCGCTGTTGTGACCGGAGGCGCTTCGGGTATGGGCGAAGCCATCTGCCGCAAATTCGCAAAAGAAGGCGCAAAAGTGGTTATTGCTGATTACAACTACGAGGGTGCACTGAAAGTCGCAAACGAAATCAATACCGAAACCCTGGACGCCGCCGCTGCCATCAAAACCGATATCTCCATCGAAGCCGATGCCGACGCCATGATCGACACCGCCATCGCCCTATTCGGAAAAGTGGACATCCTCGTCAACAACGCCGGCATCATGGACGGCTTCGAGCCGGTCGGGGAAGTCTCGAACGAGCGCTGGGAACGGGTCTTCGCCGTGAACGTCAACGGTCCAATGTATGCCAGCCGCAAAGTTATCCAATATTTCCTGGAACAAGGCAGCGGCAACATCATCAATATCGCCTCAATCGGCGGTATGCAAGGCGGCCGTGCCGGTGCGGCTTACGTTGCTTCCAAGCATGCTGTCATCGGGCTTACGAAAAACACGGCCTTCATGTACGCGAAAAAAGGCATCCGCTGCAACGCGATCGCCCCAGGAGCTGTCGCCACCAATATCGCCCAGTCGATGGGCAACGTCAGCAAATTCGGCCAGGAAACGACCGGCGTAGGCATGGCGATCAACCCTGCCTACGGGACGCCCGCTCAGATCGCTTCGGTCGCGCTCTTCCTGGCGTCCGACGACTCGAGTTTCGTCAACGGCGCCGTCGTGACCGCGGACGGCGGCTGGACCAGTTACTGA
- a CDS encoding YdcF family protein, which yields MANYPFDKERSLLKTDESTRITMLLLNAFLIVTGVSLAISFYILANLEINEEPVVSDIIIVPEGAPERGIKASELLEEGYSESGKLIVSPLLVDAEFLHLQPYGELGMMDDDILADYQATSTWTNAVYSIALMEENGYDSAIVVSSDYHMNRVKYSFEKAAKGKDLTFIYVSAGGPYGLPWIETQLGRRLAQYEIFKTVGYWLGLYHFIDIGEGGS from the coding sequence ATGGCAAATTATCCATTCGACAAGGAGCGCAGCCTCCTGAAGACGGACGAATCGACCAGAATAACGATGCTGCTGCTGAATGCATTTTTGATCGTGACTGGCGTATCTTTGGCGATCAGCTTCTACATCCTCGCCAATCTGGAAATCAATGAGGAACCGGTCGTTTCCGACATCATCATCGTCCCCGAAGGCGCGCCGGAACGTGGAATCAAGGCATCCGAGCTGTTGGAAGAAGGTTATTCCGAATCGGGCAAGCTCATCGTCTCCCCGCTGCTGGTGGATGCCGAATTTTTGCATCTCCAGCCTTACGGCGAACTGGGCATGATGGATGATGACATACTGGCGGATTACCAGGCAACCAGCACTTGGACCAATGCCGTCTACAGCATCGCGTTGATGGAGGAGAACGGCTATGACTCCGCGATCGTCGTTTCGAGCGATTACCACATGAACCGGGTCAAGTACAGCTTCGAGAAAGCGGCAAAAGGCAAGGACCTGACGTTCATTTATGTGTCCGCCGGCGGTCCTTATGGCTTGCCTTGGATCGAAACCCAGCTCGGCAGGCGATTGGCGCAGTATGAAATCTTCAAAACTGTAGGTTATTGGTTGGGGTTGTATCATTTCATCGATATAGGGGAAGGCGGCTCTTGA
- a CDS encoding ATP-binding protein, with translation MLVEIVMENFFSFKDEATFSMVASPIGEHPESVYGKDNIAVTKLATIYGANASGKSNLLKAMKMIQEGVLLQTCTSTEWLGHIEPFHLDARTEKKDTMLEVSFLLAGRLYRYGFFVNRKRVTEEFLYLEGEAQKDLFFRNATGQIVGGEWSGLFRNIILEDTRLALSSLLSAPESAEHPELQLFIEWFTEMRIILDTSKIGLAISMAKMHLSKYKHNLLALVRVADPSIQDIVVHELENPRNGRPELAFFVVKTRRNEAGESEPHCENFRFQDTESAGTVKLLALAGPIIEALEKGGLLMIDEMDTQFHTLMTRYVLELFSGEVNDKGAQMIYSTHDITNLSSSLFRRDQVWFVEKDSYSASHLTSLVEYRFDDEERKNSFEFYRNYLNGKYGAIPFPRPLDWWVDNGK, from the coding sequence ATGCTTGTGGAAATTGTGATGGAGAACTTTTTTTCTTTTAAGGATGAGGCTACTTTTTCGATGGTCGCCAGCCCGATCGGTGAACATCCGGAGTCCGTCTACGGCAAGGACAATATTGCCGTGACGAAATTGGCGACGATCTATGGCGCGAACGCCAGCGGCAAAAGCAATCTGCTGAAGGCCATGAAGATGATTCAGGAAGGCGTACTGTTGCAGACTTGCACATCCACGGAATGGCTGGGCCACATCGAACCGTTTCATCTGGATGCGCGTACTGAGAAAAAGGACACGATGTTGGAAGTCAGCTTCCTGTTGGCCGGGAGGCTTTATCGCTACGGTTTTTTTGTCAATCGCAAACGGGTGACCGAGGAATTCCTTTATCTGGAAGGCGAAGCGCAGAAGGACCTGTTTTTCCGGAATGCGACCGGACAGATCGTCGGCGGGGAATGGTCTGGGTTATTCCGGAACATCATCTTGGAAGATACGCGTTTGGCCCTCTCATCCTTGCTTTCCGCGCCCGAGTCGGCCGAACATCCGGAATTGCAACTGTTCATCGAGTGGTTCACGGAAATGCGCATTATCCTGGACACTTCGAAAATAGGCTTGGCGATTTCGATGGCGAAGATGCACTTGTCCAAATACAAGCACAACCTTTTGGCACTGGTCCGGGTGGCCGATCCGTCCATTCAGGATATCGTTGTGCACGAACTGGAAAATCCGCGTAACGGGAGGCCGGAACTTGCTTTTTTTGTCGTCAAGACCCGGCGCAATGAAGCGGGGGAGTCGGAGCCGCATTGCGAAAATTTCCGTTTCCAGGATACCGAATCGGCTGGGACCGTAAAACTTTTGGCCTTGGCCGGTCCGATCATCGAGGCGCTTGAAAAAGGCGGCCTGTTGATGATTGATGAGATGGATACGCAATTCCATACCTTGATGACGCGCTATGTGCTGGAACTCTTTTCCGGCGAAGTCAACGACAAAGGCGCGCAGATGATCTATTCCACCCATGACATCACGAACCTTTCCAGCAGCCTTTTCCGCAGGGACCAGGTCTGGTTCGTGGAAAAGGACAGCTACAGCGCCAGCCATCTGACTTCTTTGGTGGAATATCGTTTTGATGACGAGGAAAGGAAGAACAGTTTTGAATTTTACCGCAACTATCTGAACGGCAAATACGGGGCGATCCCGTTCCCGCGGCCGTTGGATTGGTGGGTCGACAATGGAAAATAG
- a CDS encoding RloB family protein, with translation MENRRREHKKKFERPVGTKRPEKTFLILCEGTKTEPNYFRSFHVISAQVEIVGTAMNTMSLVNYAREVVKDRPDEYDEVWLVFDKDSFDRDIFNEAVFFCETHYRQGFRAAYSNEAFEIWYLLHFELIKKSISRFHYPDMLTKRLGFFYKKNHPNMYNVLLSRQPAAIQNAKKLYSQRSPSPARDNPSTTVFMLVEELNKHLRK, from the coding sequence ATGGAAAATAGAAGAAGGGAACACAAGAAAAAATTCGAACGGCCGGTCGGAACGAAACGGCCGGAAAAAACTTTCCTGATCCTTTGCGAAGGCACCAAGACCGAACCGAACTATTTCCGCAGTTTTCACGTCATCTCGGCTCAGGTCGAAATAGTCGGGACGGCGATGAATACGATGTCCTTGGTCAATTATGCGCGTGAGGTCGTCAAGGATCGACCGGACGAATACGATGAGGTGTGGCTGGTCTTCGACAAAGATTCCTTCGACCGCGACATCTTCAATGAAGCCGTTTTTTTCTGCGAGACGCATTACCGGCAAGGGTTCCGCGCCGCCTACAGCAACGAAGCTTTCGAAATCTGGTACCTGCTGCATTTCGAGCTGATAAAAAAATCGATCTCGCGCTTCCATTATCCCGACATGCTGACGAAACGGCTGGGCTTTTTCTACAAAAAAAATCATCCGAACATGTACAACGTATTATTATCAAGGCAGCCAGCCGCCATCCAGAACGCCAAGAAACTCTACAGTCAGCGTTCGCCGTCGCCAGCGCGGGACAACCCGTCCACGACCGTCTTCATGCTGGTCGAGGAACTGAACAAACACCTGCGGAAATAA
- a CDS encoding LysM peptidoglycan-binding domain-containing protein, whose product MNHTIEKRIFSIYQNPLAASNLIIAHESGNPNNVGRNSLENEVSYMQRNWQNAFVSHWVGGGGKIIQIANTGKVQWGVGPKANGYAYAQVELARTNNQTIFDQDYKAYVWLLQKLALEAGIPCTLNSGASVQDRGIKTHAWVSKNIGGTNHTDPDGYLASWGISQARFRQDIEAGLSALPPIAIAPGTFLLHRVVKGDTLWALSRKYGTTPATLKQLNQLSGDLILIGQQLKVRQY is encoded by the coding sequence ATGAACCACACTATCGAAAAGCGCATCTTTTCCATCTATCAGAATCCGCTCGCTGCCAGCAATCTGATCATCGCCCACGAGTCCGGCAACCCGAACAACGTCGGCCGCAACAGCCTCGAGAACGAAGTCAGCTACATGCAGCGCAACTGGCAAAACGCCTTCGTTTCCCACTGGGTCGGCGGAGGCGGGAAAATAATCCAGATCGCCAACACCGGCAAAGTCCAATGGGGTGTCGGCCCGAAAGCGAACGGCTACGCTTATGCCCAAGTCGAGCTGGCGCGGACGAACAACCAAACTATTTTTGATCAGGACTACAAAGCCTATGTCTGGCTGCTGCAGAAGTTGGCGCTGGAAGCAGGCATCCCCTGCACGCTGAACAGCGGAGCGAGCGTGCAGGACAGAGGCATCAAAACCCACGCTTGGGTTTCCAAGAATATCGGTGGAACCAATCATACCGATCCGGATGGCTACCTCGCGAGCTGGGGCATCTCGCAGGCCCGGTTCCGCCAGGACATCGAAGCCGGCCTCTCCGCGCTGCCACCGATCGCAATCGCGCCTGGCACCTTCCTGCTGCACCGCGTCGTCAAAGGCGATACGCTCTGGGCGCTGTCGCGCAAGTACGGCACGACCCCGGCAACGCTGAAACAGCTGAATCAGCTGTCGGGCGATCTGATCTTGATCGGTCAGCAATTGAAGGTGCGCCAGTACTGA
- a CDS encoding DUF2922 domain-containing protein, with protein sequence MTTTVTLELKFLTADGKTRNLSVKNPKSGLTSVELQPAMDAIIGLNAFEVKGINPFTAVNSARYVERTITDLIAEAE encoded by the coding sequence ATGACGACAACTGTAACCTTGGAATTGAAATTTTTGACGGCCGACGGAAAAACCCGCAACTTGAGTGTCAAGAACCCGAAAAGCGGCTTGACATCCGTGGAACTGCAACCGGCGATGGACGCCATCATCGGCCTGAACGCATTCGAAGTGAAAGGCATCAACCCCTTCACCGCAGTAAACAGCGCCCGCTACGTGGAACGCACCATCACTGACCTGATCGCCGAAGCCGAATAA
- a CDS encoding sigma-70 family RNA polymerase sigma factor, with product MNIKKRICTDEAATLLSDLYAGVIHHCLKKINRHPDHNDYDDFYQLGLITLFDTYETCLKDALATENRFLFVSYAKQKIHWTFLDQIRKDRKKESREAYLSEEELEEIPNAASFEDQLEEEDLLQRLCACLTAEENAYLRDALEGLNITEIAKKQKISRKTIYKRRRQIQTKASTFLKG from the coding sequence ATGAATATCAAAAAAAGAATCTGCACCGATGAAGCCGCCACTCTATTGAGCGACCTGTACGCGGGTGTCATCCACCATTGTCTGAAAAAAATCAATCGGCATCCGGACCACAACGACTACGACGACTTCTACCAATTAGGGCTGATCACCCTTTTCGACACTTACGAAACTTGCCTGAAGGACGCGCTCGCAACCGAGAACCGCTTTCTGTTCGTCAGCTATGCCAAACAAAAAATCCACTGGACTTTCCTGGACCAAATCCGTAAGGACCGCAAAAAAGAAAGCCGCGAAGCCTACCTTTCCGAAGAGGAGCTGGAGGAAATCCCCAATGCAGCCTCATTTGAAGACCAACTGGAGGAAGAAGATCTGCTGCAACGCCTTTGCGCCTGTTTGACAGCCGAGGAGAATGCCTATCTGCGGGACGCGCTGGAAGGACTGAACATCACCGAAATCGCCAAAAAACAAAAGATTTCGCGCAAAACGATCTACAAAAGACGGCGGCAGATCCAAACCAAAGCCAGCACTTTTCTGAAGGGCTGA
- a CDS encoding competence protein ComK: MEKKTGKNYSNDQKRQADEQLMMEQHGKNNVGKSIAELLAQAFTNGATDEKNAGRSFDIELWETILSGLRTSLQESASIQSQKETEEPFFVLLDPESTQPYLDRAWALDRFVLDDSFLYIMSLDPQLHQTDFRTLIFFKDGRLIKTRENSNNVMFSLFELIGFDYDFIRGISTRVSGKDTHCVPYIFGRYRFLPLSGPTRKNSSWINLSKVLHSRTLKGEKGVEVHFVNQHVFHLPVRPQFFADKVKQASQTVHRQNHLLHSVLTNFDYTDGMKEEREYNLLGNALHANAARLSTIPMEEYIQIVQFSLAETALRHPSLRDNPVTDEALHLLREKLYGGLPHLRNAPI, translated from the coding sequence ATGGAAAAGAAGACGGGAAAAAACTATTCGAATGATCAGAAACGGCAAGCGGATGAGCAACTGATGATGGAGCAACACGGTAAAAATAATGTCGGAAAATCAATAGCAGAATTGTTGGCACAAGCATTCACGAATGGAGCAACAGATGAAAAAAATGCAGGTCGCTCTTTTGACATCGAACTGTGGGAAACGATCCTTTCGGGTCTGCGGACGTCTTTGCAGGAATCCGCATCGATCCAGAGCCAGAAAGAAACGGAGGAGCCTTTCTTTGTTTTGCTCGATCCGGAAAGCACCCAGCCTTATTTGGATCGGGCTTGGGCTTTGGATCGGTTTGTGCTGGATGACTCATTTCTGTACATTATGAGCTTGGACCCTCAACTGCACCAGACCGACTTCCGCACGCTCATTTTTTTCAAAGACGGTCGCCTCATCAAAACGCGCGAAAACAGCAACAATGTGATGTTCTCTTTGTTTGAACTGATCGGTTTCGATTATGATTTCATTCGCGGGATTTCGACGCGGGTCAGCGGTAAGGATACCCATTGTGTTCCCTATATTTTTGGAAGGTACCGATTTTTGCCGTTGAGCGGTCCGACCCGCAAAAACAGTTCCTGGATCAATCTTTCAAAGGTGCTGCATTCCCGGACTTTAAAAGGGGAAAAGGGAGTGGAAGTCCACTTCGTGAATCAGCATGTTTTCCACTTACCGGTGCGTCCGCAATTTTTCGCCGATAAAGTCAAACAAGCCAGCCAAACTGTCCATCGTCAAAATCACCTTTTGCACAGCGTCCTGACAAATTTCGATTACACTGATGGAATGAAAGAAGAGCGCGAGTACAATCTGCTGGGGAACGCTTTACACGCAAATGCGGCCCGGCTTTCGACGATTCCGATGGAGGAATATATCCAAATTGTTCAGTTTTCTTTGGCTGAAACGGCTTTGCGCCATCCTTCGTTGCGTGACAATCCGGTGACGGACGAAGCGCTGCACCTGTTGCGGGAGAAACTGTATGGGGGGCTGCCCCATTTAAGGAATGCACCCATCTGA
- a CDS encoding general stress protein, whose protein sequence is MDKRIEGTFANQEMLIDEITHLIKHEGYAPEQLLVITRNGKSNFITEETAVQVIITGEDREEDSLWDKIVKFFTVDLDEEEEEAIFERYGIDEDTYERFEDALDEGELLLLIDDAAPINDEHAEFLVRDGILPDEKAVPVAAVTATKPDWTSADSEEVGDVPAHSIEAEKKLEVTETGAAAPTQPADVTDDITGQPIEAETVADPAMAEDSHRLPEMQFDAENSLPELEDEQDQFSKDPFGGDTVVAEAGEDAEDIEPEYEKTDKPKPAL, encoded by the coding sequence ATGGACAAGAGAATCGAAGGTACCTTTGCTAACCAGGAAATGCTGATCGATGAAATCACGCATCTGATCAAGCATGAGGGCTATGCGCCTGAGCAACTGCTGGTCATCACCCGCAACGGCAAGAGCAATTTCATCACCGAGGAGACGGCGGTGCAGGTCATCATAACCGGCGAAGACCGCGAGGAAGATTCCTTGTGGGACAAGATAGTGAAATTCTTTACGGTGGATTTGGATGAAGAAGAGGAAGAAGCTATTTTTGAACGTTACGGCATTGACGAGGATACGTACGAACGGTTTGAGGATGCTTTGGATGAGGGCGAATTGCTGCTGCTGATCGACGATGCCGCTCCGATCAACGATGAGCATGCCGAATTTCTCGTGCGCGATGGCATCCTGCCTGACGAAAAAGCCGTCCCTGTTGCGGCTGTCACTGCCACGAAGCCGGATTGGACCTCCGCCGACAGCGAGGAAGTCGGTGATGTGCCGGCTCACTCCATCGAAGCCGAGAAAAAACTGGAAGTCACCGAAACCGGAGCTGCGGCACCGACTCAGCCAGCCGATGTGACCGACGACATCACCGGCCAACCGATCGAAGCGGAAACGGTGGCGGATCCTGCGATGGCGGAAGACAGTCACCGTTTACCGGAGATGCAGTTCGATGCAGAGAATTCCTTGCCGGAACTGGAGGACGAGCAGGACCAGTTTTCCAAGGACCCATTCGGTGGCGACACTGTCGTTGCCGAAGCCGGCGAAGATGCAGAAGACATCGAGCCAGAGTATGAAAAGACGGACAAACCGAAACCGGCTCTGTGA
- the recX gene encoding recombination regulator RecX: protein MNHTEEEAEKLPVVTKITVQKKRKDRFNVFIDGEYSFPISEAVLIKVGLHKGMTLTKERSAEIEKENYDYMAYTTAVNYLSYSLRSEKEVRKKLHDEEISPDAIERALTRLIDQNYVNDRIYGESYTRTAANLNLKGPQLIANELKGKGLSEEDIAISLQQYPHELQLENAQTIAEKQLRKQSRVSSHEAASKIRLHLHQKGYPSDIVLEVMGEIETEKEEEDEMAALRMQGDKLWRRYERKAKGRELHQKVRSGLYQKGYPGELISAYIEEKEQETE from the coding sequence ATGAATCATACCGAAGAAGAGGCTGAAAAATTGCCTGTCGTAACAAAAATAACCGTACAGAAAAAACGGAAGGACCGCTTCAATGTCTTCATCGACGGGGAGTACTCCTTTCCGATATCGGAAGCCGTGCTGATCAAGGTCGGTTTGCATAAAGGGATGACGCTCACGAAAGAGCGCAGTGCCGAGATAGAGAAGGAAAATTACGACTACATGGCTTACACGACGGCAGTCAATTACCTGTCCTACAGCCTGCGCAGCGAGAAAGAAGTCCGAAAAAAACTGCACGACGAAGAAATCAGTCCGGACGCGATCGAACGGGCGCTGACGCGGCTGATAGACCAAAATTACGTCAACGACCGCATCTACGGCGAAAGCTATACGCGGACGGCCGCGAACTTGAACCTGAAAGGGCCGCAGCTCATCGCAAACGAACTGAAAGGAAAAGGCTTGTCGGAAGAAGACATCGCCATTTCCCTGCAACAATATCCGCATGAACTGCAGCTGGAAAATGCCCAAACGATCGCCGAAAAGCAACTCAGAAAACAAAGCCGGGTCTCTTCGCATGAAGCGGCATCAAAAATCCGACTCCATCTGCACCAGAAAGGCTATCCTTCCGACATCGTCCTGGAAGTAATGGGCGAGATCGAAACGGAGAAAGAGGAAGAGGATGAAATGGCCGCACTGCGTATGCAAGGCGACAAGCTTTGGCGCCGTTATGAGCGCAAAGCTAAGGGCCGTGAGCTGCATCAAAAGGTCAGGTCGGGCCTTTACCAAAAAGGTTACCCGGGAGAGCTGATCTCCGCCTATATCGAAGAAAAGGAACAGGAAACAGAATAA
- the mutY gene encoding A/G-specific adenine glycosylase, translated as MINSEHEKIFKAAGIEMWPAEKIQAFRKALLDWYDKEKRDLPWRRTSDPYSIWVSEIMLQQTRVDTVIPYYHNFLDKFPDIAALAAAPEDAILKAWEGLGYYSRVKNMQKAAQQIVAEYGGVFPVDPQEIAKLKGIGPYTAGAVSSIAFQIPEPAVDGNVMRVMSRLFEIDADIAKPASRKIFEAVVRELIDPERPGDFNQALMDLGSSICSPLNPQPEISPIKAFNAAYKNGTMHLYPVKSKAKRPVPMNLQGVILQNSEKQFLLEKRPSNGLLADFWTFPLMQLDLDAIPGSVDAEPEPGSIQTELLVAEDFPKLTEAAKKADKKLPSFSQIEAQLSAAVAEKYGLKPVWLKAETGSVKHVFSHIKWHITGYYGRVLADAESQLPEQCRWVSENDFADYAFPVPQQKMWQQFKQQTRKEFGL; from the coding sequence ATGATAAATTCGGAACACGAAAAAATATTCAAAGCAGCCGGCATCGAAATGTGGCCGGCGGAGAAGATACAGGCTTTCCGCAAAGCCCTGTTGGATTGGTACGACAAAGAGAAACGAGACCTGCCGTGGCGCCGGACGAGCGATCCCTACAGCATCTGGGTTTCGGAAATCATGCTGCAGCAGACGCGGGTGGACACGGTGATTCCGTATTACCACAATTTCCTGGATAAGTTCCCGGACATCGCAGCATTGGCGGCAGCGCCGGAAGATGCGATCCTGAAGGCTTGGGAAGGACTCGGTTATTACTCCCGCGTCAAGAACATGCAGAAGGCTGCGCAACAGATCGTCGCCGAATACGGCGGAGTATTCCCCGTCGATCCGCAGGAAATCGCGAAGCTGAAGGGAATTGGTCCGTATACGGCGGGCGCCGTTTCCAGCATCGCCTTCCAGATCCCCGAGCCGGCAGTCGACGGCAACGTCATGCGCGTCATGAGTCGGTTGTTCGAAATCGATGCCGATATCGCCAAGCCGGCCAGCCGGAAAATATTCGAGGCGGTCGTGCGCGAACTGATCGATCCGGAGCGACCGGGAGATTTCAACCAAGCTTTGATGGATCTGGGTTCGAGCATCTGTTCGCCGCTGAATCCGCAGCCTGAGATCAGCCCGATCAAGGCCTTCAATGCCGCCTACAAAAACGGAACGATGCATCTCTATCCGGTCAAGAGCAAAGCCAAAAGGCCGGTGCCGATGAACCTGCAGGGCGTCATCCTGCAGAACAGCGAGAAGCAGTTCCTTTTGGAGAAGCGCCCGAGCAACGGTTTGTTGGCGGATTTCTGGACATTCCCGTTGATGCAGCTCGACCTTGATGCGATACCCGGATCAGTGGATGCGGAACCAGAACCGGGCAGTATCCAGACGGAATTGCTGGTCGCGGAGGATTTCCCGAAGCTGACGGAAGCAGCGAAGAAGGCCGACAAAAAGTTGCCTTCCTTCAGCCAGATTGAAGCCCAGCTTTCAGCGGCTGTAGCCGAAAAGTACGGCTTGAAGCCGGTCTGGCTGAAGGCGGAAACCGGATCGGTCAAGCATGTCTTCAGTCACATCAAATGGCACATCACCGGCTATTACGGACGTGTGTTGGCGGACGCTGAAAGCCAGTTGCCCGAACAATGCCGTTGGGTCAGCGAAAACGATTTTGCCGACTATGCCTTCCCGGTGCCGCAGCAAAAAATGTGGCAACAGTTCAAGCAACAAACCCGAAAAGAATTTGGTCTATAA